From a single Fusarium fujikuroi IMI 58289 draft genome, chromosome FFUJ_chr03 genomic region:
- a CDS encoding related to ubiquitin-conjugating enzyme E2-18 kDa — translation MAGATRDRRLVKELGKIHKDGMPPGISLIERNDSVAGDWFVDIQVLDDNPLYKNQIYRLKFHFPKMYPIEPPEVTFDKQTDRSIPMHPHIYSNGIICLDLLGQQGWSPVQSVSSVCMSIQSMLTSNDKNERPPGDEDFVRGNKQRPRDIEFLYHDNTV, via the exons ATGGCTGGAGCCACGCGGGATAGGCGTTTGGTCAAGGAGCTGGGCAAG ATTCATAAGGATGGAATGCCGCCTGGTATCTCATTGATAGAACGCAACGACAGTGTTGCTGGCGATTGGTTTGTTGATATCCAGGTTCTCGACGACAACCCGCTTTACAAGAACCAAATCTACCGCCTCAAGTTTCATTTCCCCAAGATGTATCCCATAG AGCCCCCTGAGGTCACTTTTGACAAGCAAACCGATCGGTCCATTCCTATGCATCCTCACATATACTCCAACGGCATCATCTGTCTCGATCTTCTGGGTCAACAGGGTTGGAGTCCCGTCCAGAGCGTTTCGAGCGTATGCATGAGCATCCAAAGCATGTTGACGAGCAATGACAAAAATGAGCGGCCTCCCGGCGATGAGGACTTTGTGCGAGGCAATAAGCAACGGCCCCGAGACATCGAGTTCCTCTACCACGATAACACCGTATGA
- a CDS encoding related to VPS33-vacuolar sorting protein, whose product MAPRIEFNVEQIRNKARKDLLYLLEGVRGKKNVVLDQSLVGPIGTIVKVAVLQEYGVDKFFILENDNADTSQRNVVFISRGECGRHAEAIAAQIKRIQRESQTGHDFHIFWVPRRTIVSDKLLEEAGVLGDVNITELPLSFFPLEKDVLSLELDDSFRDLYLSKDVTPNFLMAKALMEIQRNHGLFPRVIGKGDNAKRVADLLSRMRQELLAGENTSEANKIGLTPSTTSESVIIIDREVDFVTPLLTQLTYEGLIDEVFEIHNNQTKVDTTVVGAPAQASAATSQSRKRTIQLDSSDKLYEQLRDANFAIVGSLLNKVARRLQKVQSDYESKHKTKTIAELKDFVSQLPGYQQEQQSARIHTGLAEEIIKHTRTDQFKGLLEVQQNLAAGADPSSQFDGIEELIARDAPIAQTLRLLCIYSCISGGIRPKEFDQFRRLILEGYGYQHLLTLSNLEKLQLFLSKSSPLAGMIPIPGNNAGPTGSKTNYTYLRKQLRLIVDEVQEDDPNDISYVYSGYAPLSIRLVQCILQKQYLLSVTKGNSANAAGAPPGVGTQGWQGFDEAVKHVRGQTFYEHQKGEDKAVKARALLSGSGNKQTVFIVFVGGITFTEIAALRFIAKQEEGRRNIVICTTSIINGNKMMESAIEKESFAKESVPVSTT is encoded by the exons ATGGCTCCCCGGATAGAATTCAACGTTGAGCAGATTCGCAACAAGGCGAGAAAGGATCTGTTGTATCTCCTGGAAGGC GTTCGCGGGAAGAAGAATGTCGTTCTAGATCAAAGCCTCGTCGGGCCAATCGGGACTATAGTCAAGGTTGCTGTCCTTCAAGAATATGGAGTAGATAAGTTCTTCATTCTAGAGAATGACAATGCCGATACCAGCCAGCGCAATGTTGTCTTTATTTCTCGTGGCGAATGCGGGCGCCATGCTGAAGCTATCGCTG CTCAAATCAAGCGTATTCAGCGCGAAAGCCAAACCGGGCACGACTTTCACATATTCTGGGTCCCTCGCAGAACCATCGTCTCCGACAAGCTTCTAGAAGAGGCCGGTGTATTAGGCGACGTCAACATTACGGAATTGCCGCTATCGTTCTTCCCTCTGGAGAAGGATGTTCTGTCACTCGAGCTCGACGACTCATTCCGCGACCTGTACTTATCCAAAGACGTTACACCCAACTTCCTTATGGCCAAAGCCCTTATGGAGATTCAAAGAAACCATGGCCTATTCCCGCGAGTGATAGGGAAGGGTGATAACGCAAAGCGTGTTGCTGACTTGCTTTCTCGCATGCGCCAGGAGCTTCTTGCTGGGGAAAATACGTCAGAAGCCAACAAGATTGGGTTGACACCTAGCACAACCAGTGAGAGCGTAATTATCATCGATCGCGAAGTTGATTTTGTCACACCCTTACTCACTCAACTGACATACGAGGGGCTCATTGATGAAGTCTTCGAGATCCACAACAATCAGACTAAAGTCGACACAACAGTTGTCGGTGCACCGGCACAGGCCTCGGCAGCAACTTCACAAAGCAGAAAACGAACGATCCAGTTGGATTCGAGCGACAAGCTTTACGAACAATTACGTGACGCCAACTTTGCGATCGTTGGAAGTCTCCTCAACAAAGTTGCGAGGCGGCTGCAGAAGGTGCAAAGTGATTACGAGAGTAAACACAAAACAAAGACTATTGCGGAACTCAAAGACTTTGTCAGTCAATTGCCAGGATACCAACAAGAACAGCAGAGTGCGAGAATACACACTGGCCTCGCGGAGGAGATCATTAAACATACCCGGACAGACCAGTTCAAGGGTCTTTTGGAGGTTCAGCAAAATCTCGCTGCTGGGGCTGATCCGTCAAGCCAGTTCGATGGCATCGAAGAATTGATAGCGCGAGACGCTCCTATTGCGCAAACCCTAAGATTACTGTGTATCTACTCGTGCATATCTGGGGGCATAAGACCTAAGGAATTCGATCAATTCAGGCGACTGATTCTGGAAGGCTACGGCTACCAGCATCTCCTCACGCTTAGCAACCTAGAGAAACTACAACTGTTTCTGTCCAAGTCGTCACCTCTGGCTGGCATGATCCCTATCCCAGGCAACAATGCCGGCCCAACTGGAAGCAAGACGAATTATACGTATCTTCGGAAGCAGCTTCGGCTCATCGTTGATGAGGTTCAAGAGGACGATCCAAACGACATTTCCTATGTGTATAGTGGCTATGCTCCTCTTTCAATTCGCCTCGTTCAATGCATTCTGCAGAAGCAATATCTGCTTTCGGTGACTAAGGGAAACAGCGCCAACGCAGCGGGAGCGCCCCCAGGCGTCGGCACGCAGGGATGGCAAGGGTTCGATGAAGCTGTCAAACACGTTCGTGGGCAGACGTTTTATGAGCACCAGAAGGGCGAGGATAAAGCTGTCAAAGCGCGGGCATTGCTCTCTGGAAGTGGCAACAAGCAGACTGTCTTTATTGTGTTCGTCGGCGGTATCACTTTCACCGAGATTGCTGCTCTAAGGTTTATTGCAAAGCAAGAGGAAG GACGGAGAAATATTGTAATTTGCACAACGTCAATCATCAATGGAAACAAAATGATGGAGTCCGCGATCGAGAAAGAATCGTTTGCGAAGGAGAGCGTGCCCGTTTCAACGACCTGA
- a CDS encoding related to VPS33-vacuolar sorting protein translates to MGSDFGQSFRKGIGIRKRDLDDKDAIDSLTPSDTIVMSNPAGRISPPITPDVVSVPQSRQTSTEIASEIAPEIVVWTEDMDIDNASHVESEDELSSIKSYAEEAPPQNDDDPTPTVEDAIGSLPSNLTELSDLSSIPSTVSSKATTPTPVDTDGAQEEEDQDQDLSIDDHPQSHQQSPSHDAERYNFNIRPKASIPTDMSAYQYASECVLAAESSRLNPYALHPEEYHLLRHHISYTQVTTYLNIRNGIIRLWFKHPWVGVTRLEAVGCANARWFDAASVCYDWLVRRCYINYGCVRLPEAETDDTVAPIVKRQKTIAVIGAGISGLGCARQLEGLFRQFADRFHERGEPAPRVVVLEGRARVGGRVYSREFQTKPKEKSPAFVGKRHTAEMGGMIITGFDRGNPINILLRGQLGLPYHALTADTTIYDSSGRAVDPVRDQLVEKLYNDCLDRVSEYKHKNQLAKLVEGRRDLIEEGRDSPGDGSKTMFQEEEAAAAQQDAPPVAQQNIPAKVNLIPVSSDKLTGRVHMEPGTPATTKASDKAKLMGWTIRDSADGENIDLTLAVNEEGATLGSVLDNAISQYKQIIGLNAQDHRLINWHIANLEYSNATSLHNLSLPLWDIDAGNEWEGSHTMVVGGYQSVARGLVHCPNSLDLKTKFPVRSISYHTGEGMASAAIECEDGSVVDADAVVCTIPLGVLKQNNIVFNPPLPSWKTDVVERLGFGILNKVVLVYDKIFWDHDRHIFGVLRESSNRLSTSQKDYAANRGRFFQWFNVSNTTGLPCLIALMAGEAGFETEHSSNDSLVAEATEVLRSVFGQDVPYPVEAMVTRWGSDRFARGSYSSAAPGMQPEDYDVMARPVGNLFFAGEHTIGTHPATVHGAYLSGLRAASEVLETLIGPIEVPTPLILPRDSVLLRKRKEPAQDQQPARLQAYENEIQIYIQSKLGGRPSRPAKVAGNAYILYSKDLFDVARKKCEENRKPGKGGRAVPNEVRIMTSKMWRDASPEERKPYEDQATEQKRGYAEAVQAWTRATERWDQEAAALRTAYEKENPFGTAKIAEIPHESSSKYRRTRHISYAEDSDIGL, encoded by the exons ATGGGGTCAGACTTTGGGCAGAGCTTCCGCAAGGGGATTGGCATTAGGAAGAGAGACTTGGACGATAAGGACGCCATTGATTCGCTGACTCCGTCCGACACTATTGTCATGTCGAACCCTGCAGGTCGTATATCACCTCCAATCACTCCTGATGTAGTTTCGGTGCCTCAGTCGCGACAGACTTCGACAGAAATAGCATCTGAAATTGCGCCAGAGATTGTTGTGTGGACTGAAGATATGGATATCGACAACGCTAGTCACGTTGAGTCCGAAGATGAATTGTCAAGCATCAAAAGTTATGCCGA GGAGGCGCCTCCTCAGAACGACGATGACCCAACGCCAACTGTAGAGGACGCCATAGGCTCTCTTCCCTCGAACCTCACAGAACTATCAGACCTCTCATCGATACCTTCGACGGTGTCGAGTAAGGCTACTACCCCTACACCAGTAGATACTGATGGtgcacaagaagaagaagaccaagaccaagaccttTCAATCGACGACCATCCgcagtctcatcaacaatcacCTTCTCATGATGCCGAACGCTACAACTTCAATATCAGACCGAAGGCTTCGATACCAACTGATATGTCAGCATACCAATATGCGTCAGAATGTGTCTTGGCCGCTGAGTCAAGCCGGCTCAACCCATATGCTTTACATCCGGAGGAATATCACCTCCTCCGTCATCACATATCTTATACGCAAGTAACAACATATCTCAATATTAGAAATGGCATCATACGGTTATGGTTCAAACACCCTTGGGTCGGTGTGACCCGGCTGGAAGCGGTTGGGTGTGCCAACGCTCGCTGGTTCGACGCAGCGAGTGTTTGCTATGATTGGCTGGTTCGTCGATGCTATATCAACTATGGTTGTGTGCGACTCCCCGAAGCTGAGACAGACGATACTGTTGCGCCGATTGTCAAGAGACAAAAGACAATCGCTGTTATAGGTGCTGGTATCTCCGGACTGGGTTGCGCTAGACAACTTGAGGGATTGTTCAGGCAATTTGCTGATCGCTTCCATGAACGAGGCGAGCCTGCGCCTCGAGTGGTTGTGCTCGAAGGACGAGCCCGCGTGGGAGGAAGAGTATACTCTCGTGAGTTCCAGACCAAACCGAAGGAAAAATCACCAGCTTTTGTAGGCAAGCGACACACTGCGGAAATGGGCGGCATGATCATCACTGGGTTCGACCGGGGAAACCCTATCAACATCCTGCTTCGTGGACAATTGGGACTTCCTTATCATGCACTGACGGCCGACACTACAATCTACGACAGCAGTGGAAGAGCAGTTGACCCTGTACGCGATCAACTCGTTGAAAAACTTTACAATGACTGTTTAGACCGGGTCAGCGAATACAAACATAAAAATCAACTTGCAAAACTTGTTGAAGGTAGACGGGACCTCATCGAAGAGGGGCGTGATAGTCCTGGAGACGGTAGCAAGACAATGTttcaggaagaagaggctgctgctgcacagCAAGATGCACCACCAGTAGCACAACAGAACATCCCAGCAAAGGTCAACCTGATACCAGTATCGTCAGACAAGCTCACGGGTCGGGTTCATATGGAGCCTGGCACTCCCGCGACTACTAAAGCCTCCGACAAAGCAAAATTGATGGGCTGGACAATACGAGACTCAGCCGACGGAGAGAACATTGATTTAACATTGGCAGTGAATGAAGAGGGGGCAACCTTGGGATCTGTTCTTGATAATGCCATTTCCCAGTACAAACAAATCATAGGGCTGAATGCCCAGGATCACCGACTGATCAACTGGCACATTGCCAATTTGGAGTACAGTAACGCTACAAGCTTGCACAACCTGAGCCTCCCATTGTGGGACATTGATGCAGGTAACGAATGGGAGGGAAGCCATACCATGGTCGTGGGCGGTTACCAAAGTGTGGCTCGTGGCTTGGTTCACTGCCCAAACTCACTTGACCTCAAGACTAAATTCCCGGTCAGGAGCATATCCTACCATACTGGAGAGGGCATGGCGTCAGCTGCGATTGAATGCGAAGACGGCTCAGTAGTGGATGCTGATGCCGTGGTTTGCACTATTCCGCTCGGTGTTCTAAAACAGAATAATATCGTCTTCAATCCACCTCTTCCATCGTGGAAGACTGATGTCGTTGAGCGACTTGGATTCGGCATTCTGAACAAGGTCGTTCTAGTGTACGATAAGATTTTCTGGGACCATGACAGGCATATCTTCGGCGTCTTGAGGGAGTCTTCAAACCGACTTAGCACCTCACAAAAAGACTATGCCGCGAATCGTGGTCGCTTTTTTCAATGGTTCAACGTATCTAACACGACAGGTCTTCCTTGTCTCATTGCTCTGATGGCAGGTGAGGCTGGTTTTGAGACAGAACATTCAAGTAACGACAGCCTTGTGGCTGAAGCCACGGAAGTACTACGCAGCGTCTTTGGCCAGGATGTTCCCTATCCTGTAGAGGCCATGGTCACCCGCTGGGGTTCAGATCGATTCGCCCGAGGTAGTTattcttctgctgctccCGGGATGCAGCCAGAAGACTACGATGTCATGGCCAGACCGGTCGGAAACCTCTTCTTTGCTGGTGAACACACCATTGGCACGCACCCAGCCACGGTTCATGGGGCGTATCTTTCCGGCCTAAGGGCAGCTTCTGAAGTGTTGGAGACCTTGATCGGCCCCATTGAGGTTCCGACACCACTGATACTGCCTCGAGACTCTGTGCTGCTGCGCAAGCGTAAGGAGCCTGCCCAAGATCAGCAACCAGCGCGACTCCAGGCCTATGAAAACGAGATTCAGATCTATATACAATCGAAGCTTGGGGGCCGACCATCTCGTCCGGCTAAAGTTGCGGGGAATGCGTATATACTTTATAGCAAGGATCTATTCGACGTTGCGAGGAAGAAGTGTGAGGAGAATCGGAAACCAGGGAAAGGCGGGCGTGCTGTCCCCAACGAAGTTCGGATCATGACTAGTAAGATGTGGAGGGACGCTTCGCCCGAGGAACGCAAGCCATATGAAGACCAGGCAACCGAGCAGAAGCGCGGGTACGCTGAAGCTGTTCAGGCATGGACCCGAGCTACTGAACGATGGGATCAGGAGGCTGCTGCGCTGCGAACAGCTTACGAGAAAGAGAATCCCTTTGGTACCGCCAAGATAGCAGAGATTCCTCACGAGAGTTCCAGCAAATATCGCAGGACGAGACACATAAGTTATGCGGAGGACAGTGACATTGGGCTCTGA
- a CDS encoding probable ATP3-F1F0-ATPase complex, F1 gamma subunit produces MLSRAARPALRAAAAANARAAAVPSSAATYATLREIEDRLKSIRNIEKITNTMKIVASTKLTRAQRAMNDSRKYGQTSNEVYESAETKALETEDKKTLIIVCSSDKGLCGGIHSGLSRYVRRLHAEQPGFDLVLIGEKAKAQLSRTNASAIQLSFAGIGKDVPTFADAQAIADQVIQLPTEYTDIKILYNSFVNAQTYEASMIEAFSEEAIQQSPNFSAFEVDEEVLGNLREYSLANSLYWALAEGHACEQSARRNAMDNASKNAGEMINKYQILFNRTRQAVITGELVEIITGATASADM; encoded by the exons ATGTTGTCACGAGCCGCTAGACCAGCTCTCCGAGCTGCTGCCGCAGCTAATGCTCG GGCCGCCGCCGTCCCCAGCTCCGCTGCCACCTATGCGACTCTCCGTGAGATCGAGGACCGTCTCAAGTCCATCCGAAACATCGAGAAGATCACAAACACCATGAAGATCGTCGCCTCCACCAAGCTCACTCGAGCCCAGCGCGCCATGAACGACTCTCGCAAGTACGGTCAGACCTCTAATGAGGTCTACGAGTCCGCTGAGACCAAGGCCCTCGAGactgaggacaagaagaccctcatcatcgtctgctCTTCCGACAAGGGTCTCTGCGGTGGTATTCATTCTGGTCTGTCCCGATATGTCCGCCGACTTCACGCCGAGCAGCCTGGCTTCGACCTCGTCCTCATTggtgagaaggccaaggctcagCTCTCACGAACCAACGCCTCAGCTATCCAGCTGAGCTTCGCTGGTATTGGAAAGGATGTTCCCACCTTTGCCGACGCCCAGGCCATCGCCGACCAGGTTATTCAGCTTCCTACTGAGTACACCGATATCAAGATTCTGTACAACAGCTTCGTCAACGCTCAGACCTACGAGGCTTCCATGATTGAGGCATTTTCTGAGGAGGCTATCCAGCAGTCCC CCAACTTCTCTGCctttgaggttgacgaggaGGTTCTTGGCAACCTTCGCGAGTACAGTCTCGCCAACTCCCTCTACTGGGCTCTTGCTGAGGGCCACGCCTGCGAGCAGTCTGCCCGACGAAACGCTATGGAT AACGCCTCTAAGAACGCTGGTGAGATGATCAACAAGTACCAGATTCTCTTCAACCGTACTCGACAGGCCGTCATCACCGGAGAACTGGTTGAGATTATCACTGGTGCTACTGCCTCTGCGGACATGTAA